The following proteins are encoded in a genomic region of Hippoglossus hippoglossus isolate fHipHip1 chromosome 3, fHipHip1.pri, whole genome shotgun sequence:
- the prrg4 gene encoding transmembrane gamma-carboxyglutamic acid protein 4 — protein MLLHALLLLQLLSCGDLACTRRLLSTHDQDQELFVDEGDAHSFLGRQLLFNRFDFEIFVPGNLERECHEEDCNYEEAREVFENIPATDAFWKKYNDAKDNRPTRVDVTSLLVGLIIAGVAIVVIGLLLWYFCHGKCKDNFSQSSSIRVRTGRTNASLIMRRLEEVSLNPVQPPGPPLPMEEITPPGLPSYEQAIAKSGQHDAPPPPYPGSRPGSIRR, from the exons ATGTTGCTTCACgcgctcctgctcctccagctgctgtcaTGTGGGGATCTGGCCTGCACGAGGAGGCTGCTCTCCACACACGACCAGGACCAAGAAC TGTTCGTCGATGAGGGGGACGCACACTCGTTCCTGGGTCGCCAGCTGCTGTTCAATCGGTTCGACTTTGAGATTTTCGTCCCCGGTAACCTGGAGAGGGAGTGTCATGAAGAAGACTGCAACTACGAGGAGGCCAGGGAGGTGTTTGAGAACATCCCGGCTACA GACGCTTTTTGGAAGAAGTACAACGACG CTAAGGACAATCGCCCGACACGTGTGGATGTGACGTCTCTCCTGGTGGGACTGATTATTGCTGGAGTGGCCATTGTTGTCATTGGCCTCCTGCTTTGGTATTTCTGTCATGGCAAATGTAAAGATAATTTCAGCCAGTCAAG TTCCATACGGGTTCGCACTGGGAGGACTAACGCTTCTCTAATAATGCGCCGGCTAGAGGAGGTGTCCTTAAACCCTGTGCAGCCACCTGGGCCACCACTCCCTATGGAGGAAATCACCCCCCCCGGATTGCCTTCCTACGAGCAGGCAATTGCAAAAAGTGGACAGCACGACGCCCCACCTCCTCCCTATCCTGG GTCACGCCCTGGAAGCATCCGGCGGTAG